GCTCTTCAACCACAGAACGCTTTCAGAAGGGGAATTGCAGACGCTGCCACCATGAAGCCGTCCTCCTGAATCGGAAAAAAGGCACGAGGAAGGAGCTCTGGGGACTATGAAGCCCCTGGGAATGGTCTTTTCCTTACTTAGAGGTCAGCTGCAAAGTGTGGACAGATAGCGACGATTTAGGAGGAACAGTAAGGGGGGTCATGATGCTTTATGTTTCGATGCTTTGTGAAATTAAGATTTATTTAAGATGCAAGAAATACAGCAATTGAGAAAATATGTCAGAGAGCAAATACCTCCACGGTGGGGGTTTGGGGGGCGGGGTAACACGATAGTTGACAGATTTGAGAGAAAATTCAAATAGCGTTTATTTTGGAGAGAGGTGGTAACCTGGCGGGAGAAGGGACAGTGTATTTAGAGACTCACACGAGCCCTAGGGGTTTCATAGCTCCCCTCCATGATTCAGCTCAGATGGGCTCCATTAAGAATTTGGACGCTGAAGACCAGGAGGGCACAGGTCAGGGAGCTCAGCAGCAGGAACCACcacagcagctggggcggcagcaggTGGGCTGGCAGCACACGGACTGGCAGCTGGGGCGACAACAGCTGGAGAtgcagcagctggggcggcagcaaGGCTGGCAGCACACAGACTGGCAGCTGGGGCGGCAACAGCTGGACAcacagcagctggggcggcagcaggTGGGCTGGCAGCACACCGACTGGCAGCTGGGGCGGCAACAGCTGGACACACAGCAGGTGGGCCTGCAGCAGCTAGGCTGGCAGCAGCTGGACAcacagcagctggggcggcagcaggTGGGCTGGCAGCACACCGACTGGCAGCTGGGGCGGCAACAGCTGGACAcacagcagctggggcggcagcagctggAGATGCAGCACTGGGGCTTGCAGCAGCTGGACACACAGCAGGTGGGCCTGCAGCAGCTAGGCTGGCAGCAGCTGGACAcacagcagctggggcggcagcagctgggctggcagcaactggacacacagcagctggggcggcagcagctgggctggcagcagCCCTCCTCAGAGCAGGTGGAGCCACAACAGGAGTTGACCATGGTGTCAGAGGATGGAGGTTCTGAGTTAGTGTCCAAGGAGATGTGGTTGGAAAGTTTGGAGGTCTCTCTGGCCCTGGTGCCCTTTTATACCCTGCTAAAGGTCTCTGTCATTACCTGTGGCATCCTTtccttgttattgtttgtgttaaTAAACAGGCAATTATCAAATTAGGCAAGTATATTTTCCTGGTTAAATGTCAAAGTGGAAGGGAAACAGGATTTCCTTTTCCTGGAGTGTTAGTATTTATCTGTCTGTTCCTATGGAAATGTCTCCTATGTGACTCTTTGGCTTCATTCCTCAATGAGGGCCGTCATATGATGTTAAGTATCTGAGGGTAAAGTGATCAGTTTCATCTTGTTGAACACACCTGGTCGGTCTTGATGTAATTGTAAATCTTCAGCCCCATCCTTGTTTCTGGGGTAGAGTGTGGTGGCTTACTTATCAGGGGACAAGTGGGTTAAGAAGGTTTCTATGTGACAGACCACCGGCGTCAGAGCGGGAAGGCCAGATGAGGTAGGACGTATTTCCATCCCCACTGTGAATGATGGGCcatttttttcttgactttttaTGGTGAGCACAGAACTGTCTCAAGGTAGAAAATGTAGTAGTGAGAAATTCTCTCTGTGGCTCTTCTCgtgtcctctcctttcctctcttcacttcgcctctccttcctttcctctccttttcctccctcttcttcaatctcttacttctctctctcttttctgccaAAACCAAACCTGTAAAACTCAGGTTTAGGGCTACTTAGGGAGACAAATCTCTGCTAAATGGGAAAATATAGTCCCTTCCATCCGTATTGTGTGTTACTTCTGTGTTTGGTGTCCTGTCTTGTGACTTTAGCACCACATGTGGACTCAGGTCCTACCTACCTAGATTGACTGGCTAATTCAGATTAGAAAGCTCGGTATTTGATGCTTCTCATTTTAATTTACACCTGACCTTCCTGA
This sequence is a window from Perognathus longimembris pacificus isolate PPM17 chromosome 17, ASM2315922v1, whole genome shotgun sequence. Protein-coding genes within it:
- the LOC125365326 gene encoding keratin-associated protein 4-11-like isoform X1; translation: MVNSCCGSTCSEEGCCQPSCCRPSCCVSSCCQPSCCRPSCCVSSCCQPSCCRPTCCVSSCCKPQCCISSCCRPSCCVSSCCRPSCQSVCCQPTCCRPSCCVSSCCQPSCCRPTCCVSSCCRPSCQSVCCQPTCCRPSCCVSSCCRPSCQSVCCQPCCRPSCCISSCCRPSCQSVCCQPTCCRPSCSVPSCCRPSCCVSSCCGPCCTSSSCCGSSGCRLCCCLRLVCGQISCHTTCYHPTCVISTCPRPMCCATRCC
- the LOC125365326 gene encoding keratin-associated protein 4-7-like isoform X2, with the protein product MVNSCCGSTCSEEGCCQPSCCRPSCCVSSCCQPSCCRPSCCVSSCCQPSCCRPTCCVSSCCKPQCCISSCCRPSCCVSSCCRPSCQSVCCQPTCCRPSCCVSSCCQPSCCRPTCCVSSCCRPSCQSVCCQPTCCRPSCCVSSCCRPSCHCCGSSGCRLCCCLRLVCGQISCHTTCYHPTCVISTCPRPMCCATRCC